In Methanosarcina barkeri MS, a single window of DNA contains:
- a CDS encoding nitrogenase component 1, with amino-acid sequence MYDELKFDNCNHSKDPMVGCALEGATGVLAGIKDISIVIHSPQGCSSTVSAAYDVHEIDFTKRKVACTRLFETDVVMGASSKLKNLIEEADSKFKTKAIFVVGTCAADIIGEDIEGLCRNIQPQINAKLIPLMAGGFRGNLYDGIELGLNALFPFIKKQKEKIPDSVNLIAPQANLNPTWWADLKWVRETLEKVGIKVQAVLPHDTSLEELDNAGLASANILLSHDAGYKFGVKMQEVHGIPLILSDIPLPIGLKNTARWLRAVGNYFGVEEKVEAIIKDGEYMAIDVLRRRGLMMIPRYRNCRVAVSADATMGIGLTRMLFEELEMIPELLLFRSPVSDSQLLLENELNDMGITPKVVFSADGYQIKQSLMESCVDAVFGSSWEYYLAEELGIKFVFDVFSPTNRQNYLNRAYFGYEGMLNFLENVANDWERALRSKHINWEEYS; translated from the coding sequence ATGTATGATGAGTTAAAATTCGATAACTGCAACCATAGCAAAGACCCTATGGTCGGATGTGCTCTTGAAGGTGCCACCGGAGTGCTGGCTGGCATAAAAGACATTAGCATTGTCATACATTCCCCGCAAGGCTGCTCTTCAACGGTTTCGGCAGCTTATGACGTCCATGAAATTGATTTTACGAAAAGAAAAGTTGCATGCACCAGGCTTTTTGAAACTGATGTGGTTATGGGCGCTTCAAGCAAGCTGAAAAACTTAATCGAAGAAGCCGACTCGAAATTTAAAACTAAGGCGATATTCGTAGTTGGTACATGTGCAGCTGATATCATTGGTGAGGATATTGAAGGCTTATGCCGAAATATCCAGCCACAAATTAATGCGAAGCTTATTCCCTTGATGGCAGGAGGATTTAGAGGAAACCTCTATGATGGCATTGAACTGGGACTGAATGCATTATTTCCCTTTATAAAAAAACAGAAAGAAAAAATTCCAGATAGTGTAAACCTAATAGCGCCTCAGGCAAACCTGAACCCTACCTGGTGGGCAGACTTGAAATGGGTACGTGAAACCCTTGAAAAAGTAGGAATTAAAGTTCAGGCTGTACTTCCTCACGATACGTCTCTGGAAGAACTGGATAATGCTGGGCTAGCATCGGCAAATATACTTCTCAGTCACGATGCGGGGTATAAGTTTGGGGTAAAAATGCAGGAAGTACATGGTATACCACTTATACTATCGGATATTCCACTCCCAATAGGACTTAAAAATACTGCAAGATGGCTTCGTGCAGTGGGAAATTACTTTGGCGTCGAAGAAAAGGTTGAGGCAATAATAAAAGACGGAGAATATATGGCCATTGACGTTCTGAGACGCAGAGGACTGATGATGATTCCTAGGTACCGTAACTGCAGAGTAGCCGTTTCTGCAGATGCGACTATGGGAATAGGCCTGACCAGAATGTTATTTGAAGAGCTGGAGATGATTCCGGAACTGTTGCTGTTCAGATCGCCTGTTTCTGACTCCCAGTTGTTGCTGGAAAATGAGCTTAACGATATGGGAATTACTCCAAAGGTTGTCTTTTCGGCGGATGGATATCAGATAAAACAATCCTTGATGGAAAGCTGTGTAGATGCTGTATTTGGCTCTTCGTGGGAGTATTATCTGGCTGAAGAACTGGGGATAAAGTTTGTGTTTGATGTATTTAGCCCGACAAACCGACAGAATTACTTGAACAGGGCATATTTCGGATACGAAGGCATGTTGAACTTTTTGGAAAATGTTGCAAACGACTGGGAAAGAGCTCTGCGTTCAAAGCACATTAACTGGGAAGAGTATTCGTAA
- a CDS encoding NifB/NifX family molybdenum-iron cluster-binding protein — MDTECTTLNEVEKQSSEKFKVAVTSKGGKLVDQHFGQTTDFMIFEINGEDYKFLETRSTKKYCNGGHELNKQSHGKKEAIVTISDCDAVLSMKIGLGAQKKLGELGIECIEYCYTVERGLKYLQTMRKQKQMKKISPHSTALFKINNFS; from the coding sequence ATGGACACTGAATGTACAACTTTAAATGAGGTAGAAAAACAGAGCTCTGAAAAATTCAAGGTGGCAGTTACTTCAAAGGGTGGAAAACTTGTTGACCAGCACTTTGGGCAAACAACAGATTTTATGATTTTTGAGATTAATGGTGAAGATTATAAGTTTCTTGAGACTCGCTCGACAAAGAAGTACTGCAATGGAGGTCACGAGCTTAACAAGCAATCTCATGGAAAAAAAGAAGCAATAGTAACTATCTCTGATTGTGATGCTGTACTTTCTATGAAAATAGGCCTGGGTGCACAAAAAAAGCTTGGGGAACTTGGAATCGAGTGCATTGAATATTGTTACACCGTTGAGAGGGGATTGAAATATTTGCAAACCATGAGGAAGCAAAAACAAATGAAAAAAATTAGCCCACATTCTACAGCATTATTTAAAATCAATAATTTTTCCTGA
- a CDS encoding ABC transporter substrate-binding protein, with amino-acid sequence MNNKTIVILFVAITAVLVFTGCTGEKISQVAQDNTTEVSTSNDKNVENATNVSTSNDKSGETRIVTDSAGRQVAVPIKVERVADTWMGHNEVLAMLGADDRLVATMFSSKKRPWAYKVCPAYYNAVTLSPTYDVEALLATKPDVVFMPSRDKNIEKVSALGVPVVEVSFTDFDSMKKCFSDTANALGDEEALERSQKYNAYLDSKLELVRNISSRIPYDERPKVLHLVSLSPLCVDGGGNIISDWIEAAGGINAAEEVKGGIMQEVSMEQILKWNPDMIILSVNAKSEEKEKIMNSESWKKVKAVQNNNVFVNPEGAFIWSRAGAEQALQIQWAAKTINPDTFQSIDINNETKWFYKTFFDYELTDEDVQKILNAQAPD; translated from the coding sequence ATGAACAATAAAACAATAGTTATTCTATTTGTTGCAATCACGGCAGTATTAGTTTTCACCGGCTGTACGGGAGAAAAAATCAGTCAGGTGGCACAGGATAATACTACAGAGGTATCCACTTCAAACGATAAAAATGTGGAAAATGCGACAAACGTATCCACTTCAAACGATAAAAGTGGGGAAACTAGAATTGTTACTGATTCGGCAGGCAGACAAGTAGCAGTTCCTATAAAAGTGGAAAGAGTTGCAGATACCTGGATGGGACATAATGAAGTGCTGGCTATGCTTGGAGCTGATGACAGGCTTGTTGCAACTATGTTCAGCTCCAAAAAAAGACCATGGGCGTATAAAGTTTGCCCGGCCTATTATAATGCTGTAACACTCAGCCCAACATATGATGTGGAAGCTTTGCTTGCTACCAAGCCAGATGTTGTTTTCATGCCAAGCAGAGATAAAAATATCGAGAAAGTATCCGCTCTTGGAGTCCCTGTTGTAGAGGTAAGTTTTACAGATTTTGATTCTATGAAAAAATGTTTTTCAGATACTGCGAATGCTTTGGGAGACGAAGAGGCTTTAGAACGTTCACAGAAATATAATGCATATCTGGATAGCAAATTAGAATTGGTAAGAAATATTTCATCCAGAATACCTTACGACGAAAGGCCAAAAGTTCTCCATCTCGTATCACTGTCACCTTTGTGCGTAGATGGTGGCGGAAATATCATCAGTGATTGGATTGAAGCTGCAGGAGGCATCAATGCTGCTGAAGAAGTAAAAGGTGGTATTATGCAGGAAGTTTCAATGGAACAAATCTTGAAGTGGAATCCTGATATGATTATTCTTAGTGTGAATGCCAAATCTGAAGAAAAAGAGAAGATAATGAATAGCGAGTCCTGGAAGAAGGTTAAAGCAGTTCAAAATAACAATGTGTTTGTAAATCCAGAAGGAGCGTTCATATGGAGTCGAGCCGGAGCAGAACAAGCTCTTCAGATTCAATGGGCTGCAAAAACCATCAATCCGGATACGTTTCAATCCATTGATATAAACAATGAAACAAAGTGGTTCTACAAGACCTTTTTTGATTACGAGCTTACAGATGAGGATGTTCAAAAAATTTTGAATGCACAGGCTCCAGATTAA
- a CDS encoding LeuD/DmdB family oxidoreductase small subunit, producing the protein MSLIIGRVWKYGNNINTDEIIPGKYLRSKDIQIFAAHAMEGIDPEFTKKFRFGDIIVAGTNFGCGSSREQAPLALKYAGVSCVIAKSFARIFFRNAINIGLPLIEVDIECQEGDKVKVDLAKGEVIVSDKDTFRGNKLPDFLLEILNDGGLVAHRKKLQRKKNKTIIPG; encoded by the coding sequence ATGAGTCTGATTATAGGCCGGGTCTGGAAATACGGAAACAACATTAATACTGATGAAATAATCCCGGGTAAGTATTTGCGGAGCAAAGATATACAGATCTTTGCAGCTCATGCAATGGAGGGAATTGACCCGGAATTCACAAAAAAGTTCAGGTTTGGAGATATCATTGTTGCAGGCACTAACTTCGGCTGTGGGTCTTCAAGAGAGCAGGCTCCTCTTGCCTTGAAATATGCAGGAGTGTCATGTGTTATAGCAAAGTCTTTTGCAAGGATCTTTTTCAGAAATGCAATCAATATCGGGCTACCTCTCATAGAAGTTGATATTGAATGCCAGGAAGGAGATAAAGTTAAAGTTGATCTGGCCAAAGGTGAAGTTATAGTCTCAGACAAAGACACATTCAGGGGAAATAAACTGCCGGATTTCCTTCTTGAGATACTCAACGATGGTGGACTTGTAGCTCATAGAAAAAAACTCCAGAGAAAGAAAAACAAAACAATTATACCAGGTTAA